In Magnetospirillum sp. XM-1, a single window of DNA contains:
- a CDS encoding site-specific integrase: MAKVTKRTWTTGAGEARTAWRLSYYDRDGQRHMKQFARKADAEAERVLVEGQLATGLHVPDKASITVLDAAKAFLADFADLVQSGKRERSSLEAYRRQVKWHLEPYAVAALKLSRLTGPDCVTYGRALEASVSDAMATRVFAMFRLILKHAQGAGWIASNPGTAVSIRTSGEREDEGVEIPPKAALKALWEAAAKFDSTGRATAMVALLMFGGLRASELRGLPRRDLLLSESKVRVSQRADNWQKIGTVKSKKSRRSVTLPPAAVVALKRWVLAVPKNELGLIFPTGAGTVESYANIYHRTWVPLMVAAGLADVEKREGEDDYHRPHFALHALRHVAVSLWIEQGASPKQVSTWAGHASIQFTMDRYGHLWDDPVGAQAIARGAERSIIG; encoded by the coding sequence ATGGCCAAAGTCACCAAGCGGACATGGACGACCGGGGCAGGGGAGGCGAGAACCGCTTGGCGGTTGAGCTACTATGACCGGGACGGCCAGCGCCACATGAAGCAGTTCGCCAGGAAGGCCGACGCCGAGGCCGAGCGGGTCTTGGTCGAAGGCCAGCTTGCCACCGGGCTGCATGTCCCCGACAAGGCTTCGATCACGGTGCTGGACGCCGCCAAGGCTTTCCTGGCCGACTTTGCCGATCTGGTGCAGTCGGGCAAGCGCGAGCGGTCTTCGCTCGAGGCGTACCGGCGCCAGGTCAAATGGCACCTCGAGCCATACGCCGTGGCCGCGCTCAAGCTGTCTCGATTGACCGGCCCCGATTGTGTCACCTATGGCCGTGCGCTCGAGGCCAGCGTTTCCGACGCCATGGCGACGCGGGTCTTCGCCATGTTCCGGCTGATCCTCAAACATGCCCAGGGCGCCGGCTGGATCGCCAGCAATCCGGGCACCGCGGTGTCGATCCGTACCAGCGGCGAGCGGGAAGACGAGGGCGTCGAGATACCGCCCAAAGCGGCGCTCAAAGCCCTATGGGAAGCGGCGGCCAAATTCGACAGCACCGGGCGTGCAACCGCCATGGTGGCGCTGTTGATGTTCGGCGGTCTTCGCGCCTCGGAACTGCGCGGGCTGCCGCGGCGCGATCTGCTTCTCTCCGAAAGCAAGGTTCGGGTGTCGCAGCGGGCCGACAACTGGCAGAAGATCGGCACGGTGAAGTCGAAGAAATCCCGACGCAGCGTCACGTTGCCGCCGGCGGCCGTGGTCGCGCTAAAGCGGTGGGTGCTGGCCGTCCCCAAGAACGAGCTCGGCCTGATCTTCCCCACCGGCGCAGGGACGGTCGAGAGCTACGCCAACATTTACCATCGGACCTGGGTTCCGCTCATGGTGGCCGCCGGCCTGGCCGATGTCGAGAAGCGGGAAGGGGAGGACGACTATCACCGGCCGCACTTCGCCCTTCATGCCCTGCGGCACGTCGCCGTCAGTCTATGGATTGAACAGGGGGCCAGCCCGAAACAGGTATCGACCTGGGCCGGGCATGCCAGCATTCAATTCACCATGGATCGGTATGGGCATCTGTGGGACGACCCTGTCGGAGCCCAGGCCATCGCCAGGGGAGCCGAGCGCAGCATAATCGGCTGA
- a CDS encoding Hsp70 family protein has product MFVGMDFGTTNSAVALAGADGGVEVLNLATAAGPAPTLRSVLAFENARRDDQRRILPLVGHDAIEAYLHGDGECRFLQSFKSYLTSRSFTSTAVYGTTYSLEDLVALIVAQLRRTAEARGGQVERVVAGRPVRFVAEGGEEEDSYATGRLVEAFARAGIGEVAFEYEPIAAAYYYESTLRRDQTVLVADFGGGTSDFCLIRLGPGRAGLARPEDAIIGTAGVGIAGDAFDRRIVEHGISEHFGKRTTYVSNGKILPMPAWIYAKLERWHHVAFLNTPSTLRLLRDLKRHVEHPDQLEQLLDLIEHNLGYHLYRSVEQAKRDLSLADETVLRFDHDPVLVERRVTRAEFEGWIAKELAAIEACVDGLLAATGTGLAQVDRVFLTGGSSLVPAVRAIFASRFGEDRLSAGGEFISVATGLAQRAREVFA; this is encoded by the coding sequence ATGTTCGTCGGAATGGATTTCGGCACCACCAACAGCGCCGTCGCCCTGGCCGGGGCCGATGGGGGCGTGGAGGTCCTGAACCTCGCCACGGCGGCGGGGCCGGCCCCGACCTTGCGCTCGGTGCTGGCCTTCGAGAACGCCCGGCGCGACGACCAGCGCCGCATCCTGCCCCTGGTCGGGCACGACGCCATCGAGGCTTATCTCCATGGCGACGGCGAATGCCGTTTCCTGCAATCCTTCAAGTCCTACCTGACCAGCCGGTCGTTCACCAGCACCGCGGTCTATGGAACCACCTATTCCCTGGAAGATCTGGTGGCGCTGATCGTCGCCCAGTTGCGGCGGACCGCCGAGGCCAGGGGCGGGCAGGTCGAGCGGGTGGTGGCCGGCCGTCCGGTGCGCTTCGTCGCCGAGGGTGGCGAGGAGGAGGATTCCTACGCCACCGGCCGGCTGGTCGAGGCCTTCGCCCGGGCCGGCATTGGCGAGGTGGCGTTCGAATACGAGCCCATCGCCGCCGCCTATTACTACGAAAGCACGCTCCGCCGGGACCAGACCGTGCTGGTGGCCGATTTCGGCGGCGGTACCAGCGATTTCTGCCTGATCCGCCTGGGGCCGGGGCGCGCCGGACTGGCGCGGCCCGAAGACGCCATCATCGGCACCGCGGGCGTCGGCATCGCCGGCGACGCCTTCGACCGCCGCATCGTCGAGCACGGCATCTCCGAGCATTTCGGCAAGCGCACCACCTATGTCAGCAACGGCAAGATCCTGCCCATGCCGGCCTGGATTTACGCCAAGCTGGAGCGCTGGCACCACGTGGCCTTCCTCAACACGCCCTCGACGCTGCGCCTGCTGCGCGACCTCAAGCGCCATGTGGAGCATCCCGACCAGTTGGAGCAGTTGCTGGACCTGATCGAGCACAATCTCGGCTATCACCTCTACCGCTCGGTGGAGCAGGCCAAGCGCGACCTGTCCCTGGCCGACGAGACCGTGCTGCGGTTCGATCATGATCCGGTGCTGGTCGAGCGCCGCGTCACCCGCGCCGAATTCGAAGGCTGGATCGCCAAGGAACTGGCCGCCATCGAGGCTTGCGTCGACGGCCTGCTCGCCGCCACCGGCACCGGGCTGGCCCAGGTGGACCGGGTGTTCCTCACCGGCGGTTCGTCCCTGGTGCCGGCGGTGCGCGCCATCTTCGCCAGCCGCTTCGGCGAGGATCGCCTGAGCGCCGGCGGCGAGTTCATCTCGGTCGCCACCGGGCTGGCCCAGCGCGCCCGCGAGGTCTTCGCCTAG
- a CDS encoding STAS domain-containing protein: MKIAVARQEGIAIVAVSGRLSSAHADEFQDRLMAELDDTPKALVVDFADLRFITSSGLRSLIVAAKRANTDGYKIHLCGMADAIHEVFEVSGLLRIFAVHPSREQALAAVP; this comes from the coding sequence ATGAAGATTGCCGTCGCCCGACAGGAGGGCATCGCCATCGTGGCGGTTTCCGGCCGGCTCTCCAGCGCCCACGCCGACGAGTTCCAGGACCGCCTGATGGCCGAACTGGACGACACGCCCAAGGCGCTGGTGGTGGATTTCGCCGACTTGCGCTTCATCACCAGCTCGGGCCTGCGCTCGCTGATCGTCGCCGCCAAGCGGGCCAACACGGACGGCTACAAGATCCATCTGTGCGGCATGGCCGACGCCATCCACGAAGTCTTCGAGGTCAGCGGCCTGTTGCGGATCTTCGCCGTCCACCCGTCACGGGAACAGGCGCTGGCCGCCGTCCCGTAG
- a CDS encoding PP2C family protein-serine/threonine phosphatase encodes MPLASRMNAVAERVRAEVGPTARAIAAAVEALAAAPSAAALADEIHQIDSAARLLAEMVRTCRPEADEGGIEAAHARLRHDLRTPLVALKGYGELTLEIATDEGLDDVVSALGPLLERVADVMVSIERALPAQSQAMAAEDGDDGQVGPVSYPAGRVLVADDSQANRDVLVQYLSREGHEVVAVGDGLAAIEAVFEQPFDVVLLDMIMPGMNGDEVLKAMKADPRLRSLPVIMISALDALDRIARCIEAGAEDYLAKPFNRVLLRARIGACLEKKRLREIELSYLQAVEKELTIAREVQRSILPKDFPTSPSLAGHGLMDPAREIGGDFYDFFALEDGRTGIAVGDVSGKGVPAAVYMAMVRTQLRAIAPFGLSPADCLGRLNEHLSADNPGGMFVSLFYGIVDCAAATFTYANGGHNPPALLRAGGMVEWIKGTNDMLVGVMPGSPYHDAVLPLAHGDGLILYTDGVVEAIDPAEDEFGKQRLAEVLAAHAASSPAALCEGILAAVRAFEAGRPHSDDLTCVALRFSHDPNHLPRISPT; translated from the coding sequence ATGCCCCTTGCCTCCCGGATGAATGCCGTCGCCGAGCGGGTCCGGGCCGAGGTCGGCCCCACGGCCCGCGCCATCGCGGCCGCCGTCGAGGCGCTGGCGGCCGCGCCGTCGGCGGCGGCGCTGGCCGACGAGATCCACCAGATCGACAGCGCGGCCCGCCTGCTGGCCGAGATGGTGCGGACCTGCCGCCCGGAAGCCGACGAAGGCGGGATCGAGGCGGCCCACGCCCGCCTGCGCCATGACCTGCGCACGCCCCTGGTGGCGCTCAAGGGATATGGCGAGCTGACCCTGGAAATCGCCACGGACGAGGGGCTGGACGACGTGGTCTCGGCCCTCGGCCCGCTGCTCGAGCGCGTCGCCGACGTCATGGTGTCCATCGAGCGCGCCCTGCCCGCCCAGTCCCAGGCCATGGCCGCCGAGGATGGGGACGATGGGCAGGTCGGCCCGGTCTCCTATCCCGCCGGCCGCGTGCTGGTGGCCGACGACAGCCAGGCCAACCGCGACGTCCTCGTCCAATACCTGTCGCGGGAAGGACACGAGGTGGTGGCGGTGGGCGACGGCCTCGCCGCCATCGAGGCGGTCTTCGAGCAGCCCTTCGACGTGGTGCTGCTGGACATGATCATGCCCGGCATGAACGGCGACGAGGTGCTGAAGGCCATGAAGGCCGATCCCCGGCTGCGCTCGCTGCCGGTGATCATGATCTCGGCGCTGGACGCGCTGGACCGCATCGCGCGCTGTATCGAGGCCGGGGCCGAGGATTACCTGGCCAAGCCGTTCAACCGGGTGCTGCTGCGCGCCCGCATCGGCGCCTGCCTGGAAAAGAAGCGCCTGCGCGAGATCGAGCTGTCCTACCTCCAGGCGGTGGAGAAGGAGCTGACCATCGCCCGCGAGGTACAGCGCTCGATCCTGCCCAAGGACTTTCCAACCAGCCCGTCCCTGGCCGGCCACGGCCTGATGGACCCGGCGCGCGAGATCGGCGGGGATTTCTATGATTTCTTCGCCCTGGAGGACGGCCGGACCGGCATCGCCGTCGGCGACGTGTCGGGCAAGGGCGTGCCGGCCGCCGTCTACATGGCCATGGTGCGCACCCAGCTGCGCGCCATCGCCCCCTTCGGCCTGTCGCCCGCCGACTGCCTGGGGCGCCTGAACGAGCACTTAAGCGCAGACAATCCCGGCGGAATGTTCGTCTCGCTGTTCTACGGCATCGTCGATTGCGCCGCTGCCACCTTCACCTACGCCAATGGCGGACACAATCCGCCCGCCTTGCTGCGGGCCGGCGGAATGGTGGAGTGGATCAAGGGCACCAACGACATGCTGGTCGGCGTCATGCCCGGCAGCCCCTATCACGACGCCGTGCTGCCCCTGGCCCACGGGGACGGCCTGATCCTCTATACCGACGGGGTGGTCGAGGCCATCGACCCCGCCGAGGACGAATTCGGCAAGCAGCGGCTGGCCGAAGTGCTTGCGGCCCACGCCGCCTCTTCTCCGGCGGCCCTGTGCGAGGGTATTCTGGCCGCCGTCCGCGCCTTCGAGGCGGGGCGCCCCCACAGCGACGACCTGACCTGCGTCGCGCTGCGCTTTTCACACGACCCGAACCATTTGCCCAGGATTTCGCCCACATGA
- a CDS encoding response regulator has translation MAKILLVEDNEMNRDMLSRRLQRKGYDVVMAVDGEQGVAMASSQSPDLILMDMSLPVLNGWDATRRIKADSALSGIPVIALTAHAMASDREQALAAGCDAYETKPIDLPQLLEKIESLLRRA, from the coding sequence ATGGCCAAGATTCTTCTGGTCGAAGACAACGAGATGAACCGGGACATGCTGTCCCGGCGCCTCCAGCGCAAAGGCTACGACGTGGTCATGGCGGTGGATGGCGAACAAGGCGTCGCCATGGCGTCAAGCCAGTCTCCCGACCTGATTCTGATGGATATGAGCCTGCCGGTCCTGAACGGCTGGGACGCCACGCGGCGGATCAAGGCCGATTCCGCGCTGAGCGGCATCCCGGTCATCGCGCTGACCGCCCACGCCATGGCCAGCGACCGCGAACAGGCGCTGGCGGCGGGGTGCGACGCCTACGAGACCAAGCCCATCGACCTTCCTCAATTGCTCGAAAAGATCGAGTCCCTGTTGCGGCGGGCCTGA
- a CDS encoding hydrogenase small subunit, with protein MGLNLFWLQCGGCGGDTMSFLNAESPDILQLFSSLGITLLHHPSLSNSSPAEQAAQLEVLGAGELPLDILVVEGAVLRGPAGTGMYDTRGRRPKKDIVAALARQARFVVAVGTCASFGGFGAQGEIEATGLQFLRAEPGGFLGADFRSKSGLPVINLSGCPCHPHVLAGTLTALVTGAELALDPLNRPLSWYSMMVHQGCTRNEYHEYRVEEETFGEKGCLFFHMGCHGPLVTGPCNKLLWNQRSSKTRAGVPCFGCTSPDFPQNHPFFHTRNIEGIPLDLPNGVNRAHYMVYKVMAAAAAPERLRQRRTEI; from the coding sequence ATGGGGTTGAATTTATTCTGGTTACAATGTGGTGGATGTGGTGGTGATACCATGTCTTTCCTCAACGCCGAGAGCCCCGACATCCTGCAACTCTTTTCAAGTTTGGGGATCACACTTCTTCATCACCCGTCGCTGTCCAACAGCTCGCCTGCCGAGCAGGCCGCTCAACTTGAGGTTCTTGGGGCGGGCGAGTTGCCGCTGGACATCCTGGTGGTGGAGGGCGCGGTGCTGCGCGGCCCGGCTGGCACCGGCATGTACGACACCAGGGGGCGGCGTCCGAAGAAGGATATCGTGGCGGCGCTGGCCCGCCAGGCCCGCTTCGTGGTGGCGGTGGGAACCTGCGCCTCGTTCGGCGGCTTCGGGGCCCAAGGCGAGATCGAGGCCACCGGCCTGCAATTCCTGCGCGCCGAGCCCGGCGGTTTCCTGGGGGCGGATTTCCGCTCCAAGTCTGGCTTGCCGGTGATCAATCTATCGGGCTGTCCCTGCCATCCCCACGTGCTGGCGGGCACCCTGACCGCGCTGGTCACGGGGGCCGAACTGGCGCTGGACCCGCTGAACCGGCCGCTGTCGTGGTACAGCATGATGGTTCACCAGGGCTGCACCAGAAACGAGTACCACGAGTACCGCGTCGAGGAGGAAACCTTCGGCGAGAAGGGCTGCCTGTTCTTCCACATGGGCTGTCACGGGCCGCTGGTCACCGGGCCGTGCAACAAGCTCCTGTGGAACCAGCGCTCGTCCAAGACGCGGGCCGGGGTGCCCTGCTTCGGCTGCACCAGCCCGGATTTTCCGCAGAACCATCCCTTCTTCCACACCCGCAACATCGAGGGGATTCCGCTGGACCTGCCCAATGGCGTCAATCGCGCCCATTACATGGTCTACAAGGTCATGGCCGCGGCGGCTGCGCCCGAGCGCCTGCGCCAGCGCCGCACGGAAATCTGA